From one Eleginops maclovinus isolate JMC-PN-2008 ecotype Puerto Natales chromosome 7, JC_Emac_rtc_rv5, whole genome shotgun sequence genomic stretch:
- the htr1fa gene encoding LOW QUALITY PROTEIN: 5-hydroxytryptamine receptor 1F (The sequence of the model RefSeq protein was modified relative to this genomic sequence to represent the inferred CDS: deleted 1 base in 1 codon), translating into MDFPNYTEGVFATSSSGNDSLEATKPPSSKILLTLTLSVVAVLTTFFNCLVITAIAVTRKLHHPANYLICSLAATDLLVAVLVMPFSIMYIQKETWGMGQVVCTIWLSVDITCCTCSILHLAAIAIDRYRAITDAVEYSRKRTGARAGAMVALVWLLSILISLPPLIWRHYSGDAEQVDQCIMMHHHMAFTLYSTLGAFYIPLMLILILYYKIYRAAQTLYMRREASRASRYSSVTNGSMIPSSYPAGDGNEDKGAQSPEPISPPEKSFSEPSTEEPPRERLRKSVKTSQGKSLRHESRSESRSESRRSQLYQGPRISGSRERKAASTLGLIIGAFVICWLPFFVKEVIVNTCSACSTSMEMADFLTWLGYVNSLINPLIYTIFNEDFKKAFQRLVRCSHYL; encoded by the exons ATGGATTTTCCCAATTACACTGAAGGGGTGTTTGCCACAAGCAGCAGTGGTAATGACTCCCTGGAGGCCACTAAACCCCCTTCTAGTAAGATCCTGCTAACGCTTACCCTGTCTGTGGTGGCGGTCCTGACTACATTCTTCAACTGCCTGGTGATCACAGCTATCGCGGTCACAAGGAAGTTGCACCACCCAGCCAACTACCTCATCTGCTCATTAGCTGCGACCGACCTGCTGGTGGCTGTGCTGGTCATGCCCTTCAGTATTATGTACATCCAAAAAGAGACCTGGGGCATGGGCCAGGTGGTGTGTACCATCTGGTTAAGTGTGGATATCACTTGTTGCACATGCTCCATCCTGCACCTTGCTGCCATCGCCATCGACCGCTACAGAGCCATTACAGATGCAGTGGAGTATTCACGAAAACGCACGGGGGCCAGGGCTGGGGCGATGGTGGCATTGGTGTGGTTACTGTCCATCCTTATCTCACTTCCTCCTCTTATCTGGCGGCACTACAGCGGAGATGCCGAGCAGGTAGACCAGTGCATCATGATGCACCATCACATGGCCTTCACCTTATACTCTACACTTGGAGCATTCTACATCCCTCTGATGCTCATACTCATCCTCTATTACAAGATATACCGGGCCGCTCAGACCCTGTACATGCGCAGGGAGGCCAGCCGGGCCAGCCGTTATTCAAGTGTGACCAATGGGAGCATGATCCCCTCGTCCTACCCTGCTGGAGATGGCAACGAGGATAAGGGAGCTCAAAGTCCGGAGCCCATAAGTCCCCCAGAAAAGTCTTTCTCTGAACCCTCAACTGAGGAGCCCCCACGTGAACGGTTGCGTAAATCTGTAAAGACTTCCCAGGGCAAGTCGCTG CGGCATGAGTCACGTAGTGAGTCACGCAGTGAATCACGTAGGAGCCAGTTATACCAAGGTCCACGTATCTCAGGCTCGCGGGAGCGCAAAGCAGCATCAACGTTGGGGTTAATAATAGGGGCATTCGTCATCTGTTGGCTACCATTTTTTGTCAAGGAGGTGATTGTCAACACCTGCAGTGCGTGCAGTACTTCGATGGAGATGGCTGACTTCCTGACGTGGTTGGGTTACGTCAACTCGCTAATCAATCCCCTCATCTATACTATCTTTAATGAAGATTTCAAAAAAGCTTTCCAAAGACTTGTTAGGTGCAGTCATTACCTCTGA